In Phycisphaerae bacterium RAS1, the genomic window GGCCAGCAGGAAAACCAGCCCCGCTCCAGGCGAGAGCCCTTCGCGGATGAGCACGGCCACCATCGGCGTCGACGCCGAGGCGCACACGTACATCGGCACGCCGGCGGCCAGCATGATCAGCGGCGCCCAGGGCGAGTGCACGACGTCGCGCATCGGCTCGTACGCCGCGAGCATGACCGACAGGGCGCCCGCGAGCAGGAATCCGACCGCCAGAAAGCCGGCCAGGTCGTCGAACATGTCGAACGCCCCGTATCGCAGACCTTCCAGAACGCGCGCCGGCAGCGATCGCGGGTGGCGCTCTGCCGATTCTGACGAGCAGCATGAACGTGCCGGCTCATTCGCCGGCGGCGCCGTGACCGTCGATGGGCGCGTCGAGCAACAGCTCGCCGCCGGAGCGACGGCAAGCGTCGGCGTGGCCGCGGCCGGCTTGGCGGAACAACAGCTCGCGCCCGCCGTCCGCTCTTCGGTACGAGATGCGGCGGTCGCCGGCTCGTCTCGCGCGTCCAGAAAATTCTGGACGATTCCGCCGACGAACGCAGTAAAGAATGCCGCCACCGGCCGGGCGATCGTCATGATCGGGTCGAGCAGGGCCCAGGTGACGGAAATCGAGTCGATGCCCGATTCGGGCGTTGAGATCAGGAACGCGGTTGTGGCGCCCTTGCTGGCCCCGGCCTTTCGCAGTTCGGATGCGACCGGCACGACCGAGCACGAACAGAGCGGCAGCGGGACGCCGATCGCGGCCGCGTTGAACACGCTCTTCCAGTTGCGCCCGCCGAGCCATTTCTTCAGCCGGTCGGCGGGCAGGAAGACGTGAATCAGGCCGGCGAGCAGGAAGCCGGCGACGAGGTATGCGGCCGACGCGAGGACCAGGTTCCAGGTTTCGGAGAGGATGGAGAGAATGACCGTCATGTATCGCGTCCGCTCACGCCGGCGTGATTATAGCGGGCACACGCGCGCGGCTACTTCTTCTCCGGCGGCGGCGGCTCGCGCAGGACTTCCTTGATCGCGCCGCGCACGAAGCGGATCTTCACGTTGCTGGATTCGTCCACCTTGAGCGTGACTTCGTTATCGCGCACGTCCACGACCGTGCCGATGATCCCGCCGATGGTCTGCACGCGGTCGTTTCGCTTCAACGTGTTGATCATGTCCTGATACTTCTTCTTCTCACGTCTCTGTCCGCGAAGCATGAACCACCAGATGATCGCGATCGGAAGCAGTAGAGGGAGAATCTGGCGGAAGAACACCTCGGCTCCCGACATCGGGGTCGGGGCCGTGGCGGTCGGCTGCGTGGTCTGTGCCAGCGTCAGGCTGAGCGTGAGTATTTCGATCATTTCCATTCCCGAAGCGGGCCGGCGGCCCGACACACTGTTGTTTCTCGAATCGCGGCGTTCGCTACACGACTGTGAGCGATTTCGCGCCACGGTCGGAACGCGAAGCGCAAGCGAGCGTACGCGGCGGTAGGCGCTCGCTTGCGCTTCGCGTTCTGAAATGTGGCAGCCAACTCGCGCACGTTGGATTAGTCGTATTCGCTATTCGACATTCGAAATTCTGCATCGACATACGCCGCCATCCACGCGGCGAAGACATCGCGCTCGATCGCCTCGCGCATCGCGCGCATCAGCGATTGATAGAAGGCGAGATTATGCAGCGAAACCAGCGTCCCTCCAAGGAGCTCCTCGCACATGAACAGGTGCCGCAGATACCCGCGCGAGAAATTCCGGCAGCAGTAACACCCGCACAACGGATCAAGCGGGCCGCTGTCCAACTTGTGAGCCGCATTCCGCAGCCTCGTCACACCCCGGCTGGTGAACGCGTAGCCCTTGCGACCGTTTCGCGTCGGCAGAACGCAGTCGAACTGATCCACTCCGGCGGCGACCGCCCGCACGATGTCGATCGGCCGGCCGACGCCCATCAGGTAGCGCGGGCGGTCGGCGGGCAAACGGTCGGCGAAGGCGTCCAGCAGGGCCCACATCGCCGGCGGCGGCTCACCGACCGACAGGCCGCCGATCGCGTAGCCGTCGAAGCCGATTTCAATCAGCTCGTCGATGCAGCGCTGCCGCAGGTCGAGATCAAGGCCGCCTTGCACGATGCCGTACAGCGCCTGATCGCGGCGGGCGTGAGCCTCCTTGCTTCGCCGCGCCCAGAGGATCGTCCGCCTTACCGCGTCGCAGACACGGTCATCGCCCTTCCCACGTCCCCACGTTCCCACGTTCTGTTCGCCCAGCGCCGGGCACTCGTCGAACGCCATGATGATGTCCGCCCCCAGCGCGTTCTGCGTTTCGATCGAGCACTGCGGCGTGAGGCGGACCGGACTGCCGTCAATGTGCGAACGGAATTCGACGCCGTCGTCGTCGAGCCGCCGCAAGTCCGCCAGCGAGAAGACCTGGAAGCCGCCGCTGTCGGTGAGCATCGGGCCGTTCCAGCCGCTGAAGCGCTGCAGACCGCCGAGCTGAGCCACGACGCCGGGACCGGGGCGCAGCAGCAGGTGATAGGTGTTGGCGAGGATGATCTGCGCGCCTCCGGCGGCCACCTGCTCGGGCGTCAGGCTCTTGACCGTGGCGCGCGTGCCGACCGGCATGAAGGCGGGTGTATCGATCGGGCCATGCGGCGTCTGGATGCGGCCGCGGCGGGCGCGGCTGCTGCGATGAGTGACGGTGAAGGAGAATTCAGGGCACACGATCGAGCGGCACACAGTTGGGTGGGGCGTCGGGTGGCACGGACAAGCCGTCGCGCCAAGAAAACGGCATCTGTCGTCCGGCGTTGCCGCGACGGCTTGTCCGTGGCGTCGCTCGCGCTGCCCGGCTGACCGGCTAGAAGCCGATAGCACAAACGACCGGAGCGCGATGCTATTCGGGTCGCTTGGCGGGGAGCTGCAGGCCGAAGTCCTGAATCCGCGCCTTGATTTCGTTCAGCGACGTGACGCCGAAGTTTCGCGTCGAGAGCAACTCCTGCTCCGAATGCGTCACCAGGTCCGCCAGCGTATTGATGTTCAGGCGCTGCAGGCAGCGCCGGGCGCGGACCGACAGGTCCAGCTCCGAGACGGACTTGGACAGCACCGCTTCCCGGCCGGGCGGGATCACCGGCTTGGGCGCGATGGCTTCCTGCACGGCGGCGACGTCGATCTCGGCTACGTCCTGGCCCAGGCGCAGGTTTCGCTTGGCGAGCATGGCCTTGATCTCAGTCAGCGACGTCTCGCCGAAGTTCTTGAACGCCATCAGCTCGGCCTCGCTGAGCTTGATCAGCTCGCCGAGCGTCTGGATGCGCATCTTCTTCAGGCAGTTGCGGGCGCGGACGGAGAGCTCGAACTCGGTGATGGGCATGGCCATCAGCCGTTCGCGCGGATCGACCCGCTCCCCGCCGACCTCGTCGATCACCATGCTCAGACAGCTTTCCACGTCCTTGAGGAAGAGCCGCGCCCGCGTGTGATTCGGAAAGGCGCGCAGCACGCGCCGCAGGCATTCGAGCGCATCCTCGAAGCGGCCCAGGTCTTCGTACACCACGGCCAGGTTGATCAGCGCGTTGACCGAGGCCCGCGGCTGAAGCGCCAGGCGCTGATACAGCTCGATCGCCTTGGCGTCGTCCCCGCCCAGGTCGTAAAGCCAGGCGCTGCGGAACGCAGCTTCCGCGTGGTCCGGCGAGAGCGCCAGGGTCTTTTCATATTGCTCGACGGCCAGGACGCGGTCGCCGCTGCGCTCGGCGATCAGCCCCTGCACGAAGTACCACTCGCCGCGGTCGCCGCCGCGCGAGGCGTTCTTCTTGACGATTTTCTCGGCGGCGGGCAGGTCGTTGCGGCGGACGTGGGCGGCGGCGACGGCCATATCGACTTCGAACGCGTCCCAGCCGCGATCGGCGGCCTTTTCGAGCTGATCGACCGCGTCGTCCAGCTTGCCGAGGGCCAGCGCGGCCAGGCCGGCGTAAAAGCGGCGCAGGGCGTTGTCCGTGGCTTTGGAGAAGAGGGCATAGGCGTCGGCGTGCCGGTTCAGAACGTAGAGCGCGACGGCCAGACGTAGCACCTCGGTCCCGCCGGCTGCTTCCGCCTGGCGGCGGTAGTCGCTGGTGAGTTGCTCGAAACGCTCGTAGGTCGAGTAGGACGCGTAGGCGGCGTCGGCGTATTGGTCGATGCTTTCCTGCGTAAGCGTCGGGATCGAGAAGAACGCTGCGAGATCTAGCGCCGTATCCGGCATGGTCGATCGTCTCCTGGAGGCGTCGGCGTACCCACTGTCGATTGAACCTTGTATAATAACCGTTTTGCAGCCCCTGGCAACCGGCCGGATGCGGGCCGCCCCCCCTGGGCAGTGCCGTCCCCCCGGTAGGGGGCATCCCGATCGAGGTTGCGATCGGCGGCGTCTTTCCGAACCCGCCGCGCCAAGCGGCGGGGTGACGATTGTTGGCGATCGGCGACGCACAGGCCGCAAACGTCACCCCGCCGCTTGGCGCGGCGGGTTCGGACCGGCGGGCTTCCCGCCCCGGGCAGGAGCGCATGAGCGACGCGAGCCTTGGTTTTCTCGAACGGCTGAAACGGCAGGTGCTCGTCTTCGACGGCGCCATGGGCACGAGCATCCATGCGCTCGACTTGCCGCTGCGCGACTTCGACCATCTCGAAAACTGCTCCGAGGTGCTGAACCTCACCCGTCCCGACGCGGTGGAGCAGATTCACCGCAGCTTTTTCGACGTCGGCTGCGACGTGGTTGAGACCAACACCTTCGGCGGCATGAAGCACGTGCTGGCCGAGTTCGGTCTGCACGAGCGCTGCCACGAGATCAACCTGAAGGCCGCACAGATCGCCCGCCGCGCCGCTGACGCCTGCTCGACAGCGGCACAGCCGCGCTACGTCGCCGGCTCCATCGGCCCCGGCACCAAGCTCGTCACGCTGCGGCAGATTGACTACGACGCGATGCTCGACAGCTACTTCGAGCAGATTCGCGGCCTCGTCGACGGCGGCGTCGACCTGCTCATCATCGAAACCTGCCAGGACATCCTGCAAACCAAGATCGCCATCGAGGCCGCCCGACGGAACTTCGACCGCATCGGGCGCAGGCTGCCGCTCATCTGCCAGGTCACGATGGAAACCACCGGCACGATGCTGGTCGGCACCGACATGGCCGGCGCGCTGGCCGCGATCGAGACGTACCCGGAAGTGGACGTCATCGGCCTGAACTGCGCCACCGGTCCGCAGGAGATGAGCGAGCACGTGCGCTTCCTCGCAAGAAGCAGCTCGCGACCGATCAGCGTCCTGCCCAACGCCGGCCTGCCGCAACTCGTCAACGGCCAGCCCTACTTCCCGCTCTCGGCCGAAGAGCTGGCTCGCTGGCTGAAGGAATTCGTCGAGACGGACGGCGTGCGGATCGTGGGCGGGTGCTGCGGAACGACACCGGCGCATCTGGCGGCGGTCGTGGCGGCGCTGCGCAGCGACGGAGAAAGTAGCGAGTTCAGAGTAGCGAGTAGCGAGTTGAAGACCGAACAGCTCGCCTCTTCAACTCGCTACTCTGAACTCGCTACTCTGAACTCTGCCTGCACCAGCCTCTACAGCGCCGTCCCCTACCGGCAGGACAACAGCTTCCTGATCGTCGGTGAGCGCTGCAACACCAACGGTTCGCGGCAGTTCAAGCGCATGCTGGCCGACGGTGATATCGACGGCTGCGTACAGATGGGCATCGAACAGGTGAAGGAGGAGGGGGCGCACGTGATCGATGTGTGCGTGGACTACGTCGGCCGCAACGGCGCGCCGGACATGCACAAGATCGTCGACCGCTTCGCCCGCGAAGTGACCGCTCCGCTGATGCTCGACAGCACGCAGCTCGACGTGCTCGAAACCGGGCTGAAGCTCGCCGGCGGCAAGTGCATCATCAACTCGGTCAATCTCGAAGAAGGCGAGGAGAAGCTGGCAAAGATCGCTCGGCTCTGCCGCCAATTCGGCGCCGCCGTCGTCGCCCTTACCATCGACGAAGACCCGGTCGAGGCGATGGCCAAGACCGCCGAGCGCAAGCTCGCGATCGCGACGCGGATTCACGACCTGCTCACCCGGAAGTACGGCCTGAATGAGGCGGACATCTTCTGGGATTGCCTGACATTCCCGATCACCACCGGCAACAAGGAAGATCGCCGGCTGGCGCTGGAGACGCTTGACGGCATCGAGCGCGTCATGAAGACGTTCCCGCGCTGCCAGTCAATTCTCGGCCTCTCGAACGTCAGCTTCGGCCTCGACCCGGCGGCGCGCGTCGTGCTGAATTCGGTCTATCTGTCGGAGGCGCTCAAGCGCGGCCTGACCGCGGCCATCGTCCATGCGGGCAAGATTCTGCCGCGCAACCAGATCAGCGACGAGCGCTGGAACGCGGCGCTGGAACTGATCTACGACCGGCACGAGGAGGCCCTGCAGCGTTTCATCGCCCTCTTCACCGCCGGCGAGAAACTGGCCGAGAAGAAAGTGCTGGCCGACCTGCCGATCGAAGAACGGCTAAAGCGGCGGATTATCGACGGCGCCCGCCCGGGGCTGGACGCCGACCTCGACCTGGCGCTCAAGTCATACAAACCGCTCGACATCATCAACAACCTGCTGCTCGACGGCATGAAAGTGGTCGGCGAGCTGTTCGGCTCGGGCCAGATGCAGCTCCCGTTTGTGCTTAAGAGCGCAGAGGTGATGAAAGCCGCCGTGGCGTACCTCGAACCGCACATGGAAAAAGCCGCCGGCCAGACGCGCGGCAAGATCGTGCTGGCGACCGTGCGCGGCGACGTGCACGACATCGGAAAAAACCTGGTCGATATCATCCTGACCAACAACGGCTACACGGTCTACAACCTCGGCATCAAGCAGCCGATCGGAAACATCATCACGGCGCTGCAAGAGCACAACGCCGACGCGATCGGCCTTTCCGGCCTGCTTGTGAAATCCACGCTCGTCATGCGCGACGATCTGCACGTCCTGAACGAGCAGAGCATCACGACGCCGGTGATTCTGGGCGGGGCGGCGCTCACGCGCCGCTATGTCGAGGAGGATCTGCGGGCGATCTACAAGGGCCGGCTCGATTACGCGAAGGACGCGTTTGAGGGGTTGCGGCTGATGGGGGAGATCGTCGGGCGAAGGGAACAGGGAACAGGGAACAGGGAACAGAAAACCGAAGCCGCAGCGCGTGGGCCGACGGGCGCGGCGGACGGGCGGGGCGCGGCGGGGGGCGCGGCAGAACGCGCAGCGCAAGCAAGCGCGGCGGCGATTGCGGCTTCTAGCGGCGGCGCACCACCCGCGGAGGCGCGGGGCGCCACCCAGCTCACGCGCGAGCTGGAGCAGCGCTACGGCCTGGCTCAGATCGCAGAGAGCGAGGAGGCGGAGGCGGCGGCCGTCAAGCCGAGCGAGGCGGACACCGCTGCTGGCGCGGACCGCGGGCGGGCCATCGCGCCGGCGCGCGGCGAGGGCTTGTCCTACGACCATCCGGTCCCGACGCCATCCTTCTGGGGCGCGCGAATCATCGAGGAAATCCCGCTGAAAGCGGCGCTTGGCTACCTGAACGAGATCATGCTCTTTCAGGTGCAGTGGGGCTTCCGCAAGAAGGGCCGGCCGGCGGCCGAATTCAAGAAGTACATCGACGCCGAGGTGCGGCCGATCTTCCGTGAGCTGGTGCAGCGCTGCGAGCGCGAGGACATCATCACGCCGCGGGCGATCTACGGCTATTGGCCGTGCAATAGCGACGGCGACGACCTCATCGTGTACGACGTTCCCGCGTTCCCACGCGTCGAGCTCGCGCGCTTCACATTCCCGCGGCAGAAACACGCGCCTTACCGGTGCCTTTCCGATTTCTGGCGGCCGGCTTCGTCGGGCGTCGCGGACGTCGTCGCCTTCAGCATCGTCACCGCAGGCAATCGCGTCAGCGAAGTCGCGCGTGAGTGGTTCGCGCGCCATGACTATCAACAGTACCTGTTCCTCCACGGCCTCGGCGTCGAAACGGCCGAGGCCCTGGCCGAGTACATCCACAAGCAGATTCGCATGGAACTCGGCGTCGCCGGCGGCGACGCGCGCGAAATCAACAGGCTCTTCCAGCAAGGCTACCAGGGCAGCCGCTACAGCTTCGGCTACCCGGCCTGCCCGCGGCTGGAGGACCAGGCAATCCTGATGAAACTGCTCGCCCCGGAGCGGATCGGTGTGGCGCTTTCCGAGGAGTTTCAGCTTGAGCCGGAGCAGAGCACGAGCGCGATCGTGGCGTATCACCCCGCGGCCAAGTATTTCAATGTGAGGTAGCGCGCCCCGTGCTAAAGAACCCCATTGATCCCCACTGGCAACTCAGCCCGAAGGCCGATGAGTTTGTGCAAAGCGCATGTACGGTCGTTCGGGCGGCGTTGTCATTGCCCATCTGCCCGGAGCATCGCGACCAGTTGATTGACTGGGCGCTTTGGAAGGTGACAGAGGCCGGTGAGAAGTCCAACGACAAGTACAACACGCGCTACTGCTCATTCATGGCGCTCAGGGCGACCAATTGGAAACCGCAGCACGAGCACGTGTTCACCAAGAAATCGCTACGAGATGCGATACTCCAGCGGCCGGCTGACCATGAGAGAATCATGAGAACGGCGGTCGGGTGCGTGGTGACGGTGGACGAACACCGGTTGCTCTCGAAACAGAAAGAGCATCAGGGTTGGGCGCGCTGCGCGGCGGCCGGAGTCCGCGTCTGGGACCGACTCGAAGGACGCGAGATGAAGTTCAATGAGCCAGAGTCGTGAGGCGACCCATCCCGCCGACCCGGGCGCGCCGTGTTCGGCAGGGCTGAGCGACGTAGAATACTCCAGTTGGAGCGAACTGCATGATCCTGCAACGCGTCGCAATCGCGGGAGCGTTGGTCGCGCGCCGTGACCGACGGGCTTCTGAAAAGCGACCAACCGCACGGCGAAACAGAATCGGCCCGCGCGACCGCGGCCGCCGCATGCCACTCGCTGTCTTCGCGCGGGCCGAGGCAGCTCCCGGCTTCATGTACGAACTCGACAAAGGGGTGATCGTCGTGGTTGATGTCCCCGGCATGCCGCACTCGCGCATCATCCGCTATCTTCGCGCCGAGCTTGAGTTCTACGCGCGCTCTCACCCCGGCCGGATTAATCACGTCGCCGGCAGTCTGGACGCCGTCGTCCGGATGCCGGCGCTTCAGTCGGAGCGGCACCCGGACATCACGGTGTATCTGACGCCTCCGCCGCGGCAGAACGAGCAACCCTGGGACGAGTGGGTCGTAGATATCGCGATCGAAGTCGTGTCAAAGGAGAGCCGCCGCCGCGACTATGAAATTAAGCCGGCCGAGTATCTCGCCGCCGGCGTACGCGAATACTGGATCATCGACCCGCTGACGCGCTCGGCGACGATTCACCGGCGCATCGGCGATCAGTGGAGTATTCGGCGGCTGGGGCCGCGCGGCTCTCTTCAATCCCGCCTGCTGCCCGGCTTCCACGTGAAGCTGCCTGCACTGCTGTCCGCCGGCGAGGCGTGACGTGCACACAGACGGCGCATCGAGCCACGCGCACGACATCGCCGCGCGTGCTCATTCTACGGGGTCCTCAACATTCCGGCCGGCCTATCGCCCGTGGAGAGTTTCGCCGCCCGGCCGCACCGACGAACCTGTACGCGGAGCTGACGACATGGCGCAAATCCCGAGCTCATTGCCATATGCCCCGTGTCCTCGCGATTCACGGCGACCACGCATGCCACGCCGTCGCTCCGGCGGAAACCAGATTTTGACGCAATCACCCCCTTCGGATTAAATGAACAGTCTTCGACCGACCCACGCGACTGCCCGCGACGGGCGCGGAGAAACAGGAAGCGCTGTGACGGATTTCTCGGACAGCCGGGTCGCGTGCGAACGCCTGCACGAGGCGGCGAAGCTCAATCGCGAGGACCGCAACCGCGACGGCTCGCTGCTGCGATTCGGTTCCGCCGGCCAGCTCGTCGTGACCGGGGACATGCACGGCAACCTGAAGAACTTCGAGAAGCTGCAGCGCTTCTGCGCCCTCGACCGCAGCCCCGCCCGCTGCGTGCTCCTGCACGAGTTGATCCACCAGGAACCCCAGAACGGCAGCGGCATGGACCTGTCCATCGACCTGCTCGTCCGCGCGGCGGCGTGGAAGACCGAATACCCCGACAACGTCTTCTTCATCCAATCCAATCACGAGCTCTCGCAGTACCGCGGGCACGAAATCACCAAGGGCGGCCGCTGCGTGCTGCTGGATTTCGAGCGCGGCGTCGCCCAGCGCTACGGCCGCAAGGCCGACGACGTGATGGACGCCGTCATGGATTACATCGGCTCGCTGCCGCTGGCGGTGCGCTGCGCCAACGGCGTCTTCATCGCTCACAGCCTGCCCGACCCGCTGGTCATGGATGTCTTCGACGAAACCGTCTTCCAGCGCACCCCCACCGCCGAAGACATGGCGCCCGGCGGCTCGGCCTACTGGCTGGTGTGGGGCCGCTTCCAATCGCCGACGGTCGTCGATTACTTCGCCCGCAAGCTCGGCGTCGATGTCTTCATCGTCGGCCACACGCCGCAGGACACGGGCTACGCGGTCGTCGGGAAGATGATCATCCTCGCCAGCGACCACAATCACGGCGTGTTCCTGCCGCTCGACCTGGGCCGCAAGGCCAGCGTCGAACAGCTCGAGGCGGGGATTCGCAAGTTCGTCAGCGTTGAGTAGCGGGAACCGCTCCACGATCGACCAACATCGACCGCTCGATTCAGAACGCGAAGCGCAAGCGAGCGCAGCCGCGCCCACGCCCGATCGCGGCGGCTGGCGCGTACGGTGGGCCGTGCCCGCCATACGGCACAAGCGCCATGCCGACGCAACGGCCGTCGGCATGGCGACCGGCTCAATCCGAGCCCCAAGCGCAAGCGCGTGGGGATTGAACCGAAAACGTGGCGCTGCGTGCGAAATCCCCTCGCGCTGGCGCTTGGGGCTCTGAGTTTCCCGTGCTCGGCGGCGAAGGCTGGTGGGCACGGCCCACTCTACTGCGGGCTTTGGCTGCCGGGGGGGCGGGGAATGACATCGTCGCAGAGGGGCGGAAGGTCTTTGGTCAAGAAAAACTTGTCTTTGTCCGGGACGGGAGTATTGCCCCAAGCGGATATCTTTCCCCGCTCGATCAGGTAGTAGGGTTCGTTGAACCGAGTTTCGCCTTGCGGCGTTCCGTCAACGAGCGTCCAGTACACGCCGTATGCGACGCCCGGAGATGAGCCCTCGTAAGTCAAAACGACCTCCACTTGCGACGCGCCGCCGGCCGCTTGCGATGGGTGGAGTTCATAACCGGCGGCTGGGGCGCAGGTGGGGAGCATCCAGTACCACTTCGGGCGCAGGCATTCGTGCGAGCCGGGCCGCTCGGATGGCTCCTGCCGGATGTACTCGCTGAGCTGAACGTCGAGCTCGGGTTTGATGGCGAAAACGACGTGGGGGTGGACGAAGTTGGCCACATGCTCAATGCCGCGTTCGTGCAGGAAGTACTGCCCGTTGCTGCCGAGGATCACAAGCTGGCGAGCGCTGGGCAGCCAGGCAAGCGCATCAACATCCAAATCGGCCCATACGGCGAAACGCTGCCGCCAGTCGAAGTCGAATATGGCGATCATCGTCTGCGTGTAGTAAACGTGCTTGAACGCGACGACGATTTCGTCGCCCGGAGGGTCGCTGAATACGTCCGCCAGCAGGACGTGCTCCGCGCCGAAGGTCTTCGGCGCGAAACTCTGCCACCGGCTATTCTCGCGTTCCAGCAGCATGTCGGGAAGGGCGTTTTCGTCCATGTCCAGCACGTCCAGCGGCCGCGAAATGTCGCCATCGGCGTCGACGATGTTCAGCCCGCGCTGAAACGCGCCCGCCTCCGCGGCCATGACTCCGACCAGAAGCGGGCGCCTCGGAACCGTTGCCCGTGGCGGCGCGAGAATCGCGGCGAACCTGAACGTGCCGTTGGTGTTATTGGGATCTCGCGCCACCGCGTGCGATGCGCCGCTAAGCATTACAGCACGCAATTCCTGTCCTTCAGGCGAGATCTCGAACCGATACGGGCGTCTGCTCCAATACCAATCGAGGAGTACGCCCCCGAACACAATCAGCGCACTCGCCAGCGTGCTCGCAATCAGCATCGTCGCCGCCGGCCGCCGGTAGATCCACCGCACCACGCGCGACCACGCCGTCGGCCGCCGCGCCGCAATCGGCTCGCCCGTCAGCATCCGCCGCAGGTCGTCCGCCAGCGCCGCCGCCGAGGCGTAGCGCCGGTCGCGGTCTTTTTCGATCGCCTTGAGCACGATCGTGTCCAGGTCGCCGCGCAGCCGCCGCGCCAGGCGCGGCGGGAGGCCCGCGGCGGCGGAGGGGCGCACGGGCTGCTCGTCGCGGATGATGCGGGCCGCTTTGTAGATGGTGCTGTCGGCGACGCTGTAGGGCGGCCGGCCGGTGAGCAACTCGTAAAGCACGATGCCGAGCGAGTACACGTCGCTGCGCGTGTCGATGCCGTGCGGGTCGCCGTCGCATTGCTCCGGGCTCATGTACTGCA contains:
- the pknB_6 gene encoding Serine/threonine-protein kinase PknB; translation: MMPDNLSTTRELFDAAADLPADSRAAFLDRHCPDAELRAQVERLLAADSSADQHAFLPPPPPDADGALGERLGADAALGERLATDGALGERLATAGAALAHDPLIGAHIGRYHIKSLLGVGGMSRVYEAVQEQPHRVVALKVMHNRISARSALRRFQYESQVLGRLRHPNIAQIFEAGVARASLRAGSAGFQPAGAVERPSGVGEKPTRAGETLALPDASQAPGPEVPYFAMEYLPGARPLTQFAGEKQLDLRRRVELFIKLCDAVHHGHQKGVIHRDLKPANLLVEAGGEPKVIDFGVARGTDSDIALTTQQTHLGELVGTMQYMSPEQCDGDPHGIDTRSDVYSLGIVLYELLTGRPPYSVADSTIYKAARIIRDEQPVRPSAAAGLPPRLARRLRGDLDTIVLKAIEKDRDRRYASAAALADDLRRMLTGEPIAARRPTAWSRVVRWIYRRPAATMLIASTLASALIVFGGVLLDWYWSRRPYRFEISPEGQELRAVMLSGASHAVARDPNNTNGTFRFAAILAPPRATVPRRPLLVGVMAAEAGAFQRGLNIVDADGDISRPLDVLDMDENALPDMLLERENSRWQSFAPKTFGAEHVLLADVFSDPPGDEIVVAFKHVYYTQTMIAIFDFDWRQRFAVWADLDVDALAWLPSARQLVILGSNGQYFLHERGIEHVANFVHPHVVFAIKPELDVQLSEYIRQEPSERPGSHECLRPKWYWMLPTCAPAAGYELHPSQAAGGASQVEVVLTYEGSSPGVAYGVYWTLVDGTPQGETRFNEPYYLIERGKISAWGNTPVPDKDKFFLTKDLPPLCDDVIPRPPGSQSPQ